A genomic window from Gambusia affinis linkage group LG16, SWU_Gaff_1.0, whole genome shotgun sequence includes:
- the adprs gene encoding ADP-ribose glycohydrolase ARH3, which yields MAMMAVRAAASVAGTPASMSRFRGALVAAVLGDCVGGEFEGAEEVPMETVLQHLSGLEDETKGTGVLEYSDDTAMTRCVVQSLLNRSGYDEQDLARRFAKEYSASPGRGYGSGVIQVLKKLASPQLVDVYQPARDQFSGRGSFGNGGAMRAAPFALAFPNLPDVKRFARLGAMLTHSCSLGYNGAVLQALAVHLSLQGALSLPQQFISRLITEMEEVEGEEEALRDARILKEAEKPFCERLHRVRDLMNRNKVSIEEVISELGNGIAALHSVPTAIFCVLHCLQPRDYIPENYGGLERTIAYSLALGGDTDTIACMAGAIAGAHYGVEAVPQRWMRCCEGAEDADMNAERLHALYHQTLQEGRSETESCEDKSESNGTEK from the exons ATGGCAATGATGGCAGTGAGAGCGGCGGCCTCGGTTGCGGGAACCCCGGCGTCTATGTCCCGCTTCAGGGGAGCGCTGGTGGCGGCTGTGCTGGGAGACTGCGTCGGTGGAGAGTTTGAAGGAGCGGAGGAGGTTCCAATGGAGACCGTACTGCAGCACCTAAGCGGCCTGGAAGATGAAACTAAAGGAACAG GCGTCCTTGAATACAGTGATGACACTGCGATGACACGTTGTGTGGTCCAGTCTCTTCTGAACCGGTCTGGTTACGATGAGCAGGACTTGGCCCGCAG GTTTGCGAAGGAGTACAGTGCCTCCCCCGGCCGAGGTTATGGTTCTGGAGTGATCCAGGTGTTGAAGAAACTTGCCTCCCCCCAGCTTGTTGACGTTTACCAGCCAGCAAGGGATCAGTTTAGCGGTCGGGGGTCGTTTGGAAATGGCGGAGCAATGAGAGCAGCCCCCTTCGCACTGGCTTTTCCTAATTTGCCTGATGTTAAACGG tttgcCCGTCTTGGTGCCATGCTGACACACTCCTGCTCTCTGGGTTACAACGGAGCTGTCCTGCAAGCATTGGCTGTTCATCTGTCCCTCCAGGGGGCGCTCAGCCTGCCTCAGCAGTTCATAAGTAGGCTGATAACAGAGATGGAAGAAGTGGAGGGTGAGGAAGAGGCTCTTCGTGATGCCAGAAT tctaaaagaagcagaaaaaccaTTCTGTGAGCGTCTCCACAGAGTCAGAGACttgatgaacagaaataaagtgaGCATAGAGGAAGTCATCTCTGAACTCG GAAACGGTATTGCAGCGCTACACTCTGTCCCCACTGCCATCTTCTGCGTCCTCCACTGCCTTCAGCCACGGGACTACATTCCAGAGAACTACGGAGGCCTGGAGAGGACAATAGCATACAGTTTGGCCCTGGGAGGTGACACAGACACCATAGCCTGCATGGCCGGGGCCATCGCTGGGGCCCACTACGGAGTCGAGGCCGTTCCTCAGAGGTGGATGAGGTGCTGTGAGGGGGCGGAGGACGCTGACATGAATGCAGAAAGGCTTCATGCGCTTTACCACCAAACGTTACAAGAGGGCAGAAGTGAGACAGAGAGCTGTGAGGACAAATCTGAGTCAAACGGGACTGAGAAGTAA